The sequence below is a genomic window from Coffea arabica cultivar ET-39 chromosome 8e, Coffea Arabica ET-39 HiFi, whole genome shotgun sequence.
TGAAGAGTTTAAAGGGAAATAAAAATGCCCAAAAATGGGTGGGAAATGGGATGAAAAATGGCAACTGGGGTTTTGTACTGTAGCCTCGTCAATGTACTGCATAGGGTCCTTTATAGCAATCCACAAAGCTGAAATTGCATGAGCACATGGTATTCCTGTCAAATCTCATTTCCTGCATGAGTAAGACCTATCCTCAATGTTGACTGCCCATTTTTCACCATAAGGACAGGCAACTTCAAAACTGACATCGTTTGATTTGTAAGGCACATAGTAAGTTGCCTTGTCAATATTGACACTCatcctttttctaatttttggacAGAAATCAAATTTACTCCACTTTTTCCTAACTCTATCTctgttttcttgtatttttttcatGACAAAATGCCTTAATGCCTCCATCATGACAACAATAGACCCTTCCCTGGCATCTAATATTTTGCTGTTAAATGATTCACATATGTTATTCAACAACATATCACATTTAGGGAATGTTCTGAAGTGTGATCTACTCCACTCTGCTGGATTCTTGTCCTCTAACCACTTGATTGCATCAACATCCAATTCTGCTATGGCTTTCATTCTTCTTATGAATTGTGTATGAGTAGTTGTCTTAGCTGCTTTCCATAGAGCTTGCCTCATGGCTATCCCTTTGAATCCAGCAGCTACCATATTGCTATGCATATGCTTCACACAAAATCTATGATCAGCCCCTGGAAAAACTGTTTCACATGCCTGAATTATGCCCTTCTGCTTGTCACTCATGAGGGTCCATTCAtagtttttttcaatttttagatCCTCCTTAAGTAAAGTAAGAAACCAAATCTAGAAATCCTTAGCTTCTCCCTCAGTTGTTGCATAAGCAATTGGATACAAACCATTATTTGGATCAACTCCAATTGCTGTCAGTAATACTCCACCAGCCGCATCTTTGAGAAAAGTCCCATCTAACCCAAACACAAGCCTGCAAGcttctaaaaatccttttttcaCCCCAGCAAAGCACATGTACAATCTttgaaattttccttatttGGTGACTGAATCACAGTAGTCTTCTGCCACCTTCATTACTACAGTACTACCTGGGTTACTTCTCAAGATTTCATTGATATACTTCGATAACTTATTGTACTGGTCCATATCACTACCTTGGGCTAACTCCTTGCCAATTTTTTTAGCTCTATAGCCTTGATATCTACTCAAATAACACATGTTCTCTTTTATTACCAGGTTTTTGAAACTAGCATAATCCAGCTTGGGATTCTCCCTAAACGCGTTAACATATTTTCTGCCCACCCACCCAGATTTGACACTCTTGTTATGATATAAAAACCCACACTTGAACTTCTGCTGGAATTCTAACTTCCAATCTATCATCACCTTTCATCTTCTTAGCATATATGCACCAATCACATCCTTTTTTAGGACAAATTGCCCTAAATCTGATGGTGTCACTCTCGATAAATTTAAATGGTCTACCCCGCTTGATATTCCAGATTCTAACTGCCTCTTTAAACTCCTTGAATGTGGTAAATATCTGCCTAAGTTCAAGTTTGGGGTTATCTGCATCCTTGGGATCATACATAGGGGGGCCTTGAATGACCCTCTTTATCATAACCTTGGAGACTATCAATGTCTGAACCTAAATCTGGTGCAACATCTATGTTGGAGTTGTCATCATCAGAATCAGAATTACTCACCGTTTGTCCCCTAGTTTCCTCCACacattcctttttttcattcctCTTAAGCTGCTCTTTCCTGTGATTTCTACCCCTAACCATTCTAAATTCTGATCAACATTTTCTTCATAGTCATTGTCATCAGAATTTTGCTCATAATCTGAATCTTTTCCTGAGAATTCTCCAGAATCAGAACCCCCTATATATTCACTATCAGATTCATCATCTTTATCTTCTAATACAAAATCTTCATCATCAACATCAGACCCCCACTGTGATGCTAATAACTCACTAAAAGAAACCTCTATGTACAAATCAACTATCCTTCCATAGTCAAATTGATCAACATAATAGGGATGCAATTCTCTATCATGCTTTAACAAATGGAAGCCATGTTCCTCTATCAAAATGTGGTACTTTTTGTCACCTATAGCCCAATCTGACTTTCTAACATTCTATCCATTTCATAAAGGCTTATACCTGTGACTTCTACATGATCAAACACCCTTAATTCACCTCCCTCATAATGAACATCAGGTTCAGTTTCACATTTTCCCCATAAGTGACACTTCATAGTCACTTCCGTGCTATTACTGcctatatttaaaaaataaaaagaaacaaaaccaaCAAACAAACAACACAGGCCATAATTTAGATGACAGAAATAGTAAACCTAGCAAACCGACAATATGAAAAGCATACTTTAGCAAAGATTCAAAGACAAGGACCATCAATTCCAGAAAAATAAGTCCCACTACACTAAATATGGACTAGCATGATAACTGACAATATAGACACGGGACCACATCACAAATGACAAATTTTTGTAGGGCTTTTTGCCAGAATGAGGAATAAAGACTTAATATAGATTTTTTGTCCCCCAAAGTACAAATAGCATTGGCGAGGGAACCCCCGAAAGAGAAGGCAAAATCACATATGATAATTAGGTGCTACCagtttgttcatttccttagaTCTCGCTGCCATTTCTGCTTCGTAAAGCCACCAGGAGCTTCAGCTTGACTGAATTCTACCagatttttccttattttttcaCGTTTTGATTCTTGATTTTGGCTCTTAGGGTTCGTTGTTCTTTTTGCTGAAGAGACCAAGGTTGAGAGATACGAGAgcaaatgtttcttttttctgattttcaacCTTTTTGGTGGGCTCCACTACTTGATTAGTGAAATTTAGCTTTTTCATGTCTTTGTTTAATAAGGCAAAAGGCAAGAGAAagctgaaaatattaaaaaacgtgtttcagaaattaaaaaattggaaaagaggTTTTAGGTGCTGGCACGTGATCTCACATAACTTGGTTTCGGTTGAAATTGAAGAAATTCCGTCAATTGTCCATTTTTAGTGCAAAATTGAATAAATTGGGGACCAAAATTGATTTTCGAAATAGATTGGGGACTAATTACTCGCATACACTATGGATTGGGGATCAAAATTACAATTCTCCCTTCACTTTTAATACTTCACCACTCTTGGAtacatttttaaaagaaaaaaaattttggcgaCCAACTTTTTTCTTGTGTATGATATCTgcgtaaattttattttttttctttgtggaaGACTAATCTACCGTAGCAAaagtatgtgtgtatatatatatctgaA
It includes:
- the LOC140012620 gene encoding uncharacterized protein, producing MSDKQKGIIQACETVFPGADHRFCVKHMHSNMVAAGFKGIAMRQALWKAAKTTTHTQFIRRMKAIAELDVDAIKWLEDKNPAEWSRSHFRTFPKCDMLLNNICESFNSKILDAREGSIVVMMEALRHFVMKKIQENRDRVRKKWSKFDFCPKIRKRMSVNIDKATYYVPYKSNDVSFEVACPYGEKWAVNIEDRSYSCRK